AGTCACCCATCTCCTTGTATGGCCCTGCAAActtcctctgctccaaactctgatgttTTGGTTTGCTTGGATGACTTGCATTCAGTAACACTCCAGGCAAtgtccttccctttcctcttacTTCTAGGAGCCACCACTATTTTATATACACAGTCACCAATATACACCAATTTAGCCATTTGTTTCCTAGGCCAAATTTGATGATAACTAAGTTCTGACTTCAGGAGGTTGTATAAGGCTTTCCTCTCCAGTCATGAACAGACCTTATAATGCATGGTGTCAGGCTTACCTCTGATTCAGCTGAGGCTTAGTTCTTGGGAAGATCTTTCTGCTTCTCctacataattatttaatatcCTCTGTCTTTATGAAACTGCCTGATTGGCCCCAGGAATCACAGGGAGAGACCTTCTACAGCTTCAGATTAAAAGGAGAGCTGCAGAACATAACTAGGTACGTTGTCATGTGCAATTTCTGCTTATGATTTATATAAGGACACATGTTGATCCTCAATAAAGATGCTTTGCTTTATGAGTATTTTACTTTTCCACACGAGGTGGTCTCTGAGAACACTGAGGTGTGACCACAGCATTTTGTTATCTTAtgcttgaattctttccttggtACAGTGCAGAAAAATATGATGGCTTGTTCTCCTGAGATGAATCTTGAATAACTAAGACTTTGAGGAGTTCTTCTGTTTGGCTATCTGGAATGCCACAAAGGCTATCACTTACCTCTTCTCCCTCTTGTTCACATTCTCTAAGGGACGGTTCACAGAAAGTGaatggataaaattaaaattcatttcaattGTCAATAATTATTAAAGACAGGAGTCAGGAAACTAGGACCTAGGAATCAAATCCAGCCTGCTGCCTGTTGTAAATAAGgttttattggagtacagccaTGCACACtgatgtgtacatatatgtgtgtgtgtgtgtgtgtgtgtgtattggctATAGGTATTTTCACACTACATTAGTAGGTTCAAGtagttacaaaaaaaaacaaagactatcTTGATCTACAAAGCTTTAAATGTTTACTGTCTAGCCCTATTCAGAAAATATGTTCCAAACCCCAACATgtttatgaaaataaacatattgcATAATAAAAAGCCCACTCTGGCTTTAAAGTTAAGTGTTTCTtctcattttgaaatattcttcagttcagttgcacagctgtgtccaactctttgcgaccccaaggactgctgcatgccaggcttccctgttcatcaccaactcccagagcttactcaaagtcatgttcattgagtcactgatgctatccaatcatctcatccgctgttgccccttctcctcccaccttcaatcttttccaacatcagggtcttttctagtgagtcagttctttggatcaggtggccaaagtactggagtttcagcttcagcatcagtccttccaatgaatattcaggactgatttcctttaggatggactgggtggatctccttgcagtccaagggactctcagactcttttccaacaccacagttcaaaagcatcaattcttcagtgctcagctttctttatagcccaactctcacatccatacacgactactggaaaaatcatagatttgactagatggacctttgttggcaaagtaatgtctctgctttttaatatgctgtctaggttggtcataactttccttccaaggagcaagcgtcttttaatttcacagctgcagtcaccatctgcagtgattttggagccctaaaaaataaagtcagccactgtcttcactgtttcctcatctattcatcatgaaatgatgggactggatgtcatcatcttagttttctgaatgttgagttttaagccaactttttcactctcctctttcactttcatcaagaggctctttagttctttgctttctgccataagtgtggtgtcatctgcatattgaggttattgatatttctcccggtaatcttgattccagcttgtgctttattcagtccagcatttctcatgatgtactctgcatataagttaaataagctgggtgacaatacacagtcttgacgtactcctttcctgatttggaaacagtctgttgttccatgtcccgtcctaacagttgcttcttgacctgcatgcagatttctcaggaggcaggtcaggtggtctggtattcccatctctttaagaattttccacagtttgctgtggttCACACAGCCAAAgacagaactctcttgctttttcgatgatccactggatgttggcaactcAAATTGGAAATATTCTTGTGGCACTCCAAAGGTATCATGGGTGCTGTACCCACTGTGTCTAAGAAAGTCAGTCCTGCCTCCAGCTTAAGATGTATAGTCCTCAGCAGCCCCTATTcaaaagatgaggaaaccagatcttagAGCACCTGAAGTTCTCCATGTAAGACCACATAGCTAGCAAGTACCCAGAACCAGGTCCTGCCTGGCCCAGGAAGGCAAACTcttgatcactttgctgtacattttcTCTCCCTTGTCATGTCCTGAAATAACTGTGGGAAGAGTTATATGACTCCAGAAccaccagaaatgaaagaaaagctttTCCATGAAAGCACTTGGGCTGAGTGCCTTATGGTCTGTCCTCATTATTCTTAAAGCTAGTCGGCAGTTTAATTAGTGTTTGTaaagtgttttcaaaataaatagttGTGGATATGgataagatatatttatttcttggAATGGTTTCTCTCCCTAGAGTCTTTACCAAGAGTTGAGATGAAATTGTCACTTGTCCTTGTTACTAGTCCTCTTAGTTCCTCAGTTAaggaaacactgattttttttttagttgcatgTGTTCACTAAAATATATGATTTGGCATTTTCACTctcagaaaatattgaaaaataatttaagctgCCTTCCTGTGTTATCTATAACTTGTGTAGGACGTTGCTGGCTGCAGAGAAAGCTTGGGAAGGGGCACAGAAATGAGAGATTGGAAAGATATGGTCCCAAAGGGAAAGGAATAAGTatactgctttctttttcttcataaataCAGATCAAATAAGAGCttctgaaacaaaaaggaaatgccGCTTAGCATGGAAGCCTGAGCATCTAGAGGAgcaagtccaagggactgtctGCTGAGTAGACAGAACAAGTGCTCAGAGTTCATCAATGCTAACCAGTTACCAGCATCTGCGTGCCATCATCTCAAGGATTCCAGCAATGTCCGTGGCTCGAAAATCTCTCTTCATCCAACTTCCTTCAATTGTTTGTCTTTGGATCGAGACTTTGAATCGATTACATTGGTGCTACATTGAGGGTTAGGTTGTGAATGTATGGGGAAGGTCACAGCTAACTTCTGATGCAggttagagagagaaagaagcggGAGAAGTCTTACGAGATACAGGTCAAATGGGAAAGGCAAAGAGATGCCCATGGGGGCCTCTGGGGGAGAACACTCACTTAATGACTCAGAGAATAAGAGAacagaaggaaagatggaaatgTAGTGTTTGCTTGTATTTAAGGAAGTGTCTACACACAAATTTTACCAGTTTCACAATGTTCCTATGAAAGTTACTACAACCAGTTTTAACAAGTTGCCCCCTAATTTTTGCCCCCTGAATTGACATGCTGCATCAGTTCCTTCCACTAGGATACAGAAGAGTCCTTTACTATCTCAACTCTCAGACTATACGGCAATGGTATCAGCATCACCTAGTTCcaccccagacctcctgaatTAGCATCTGCATTTTCACTGGCTGCCTAGTGACTAATATAGACATGAGAGTTTGGGAAGCACAGTCTACGGTATACTTGAAGTGCTGATctatgcactgggaagacccagaggaatctggtggagagggaggtgggaggggggatcgggattgggaatacacgtaaatccatggctgattcatatcaatgtatgacaaaacccactggaaaaaaaaaaaaaataataataaaaaaataaataaataaaaggtaggTGGGTGATCTCCGAGAGGGAATCCTGAAGGCGGTAACCCTGACCCGCTCTGGTAAACATATGACTCATAACAAAAATGTGTGTGAGTACTTAGTAACATCCAATTTATTCTCAAGTTACAGCTAGGACTCTAGAGACTCTGCTCCAAACAGAGCTCAACAAATGTAAAATGTGTAGAATGACCTTATTCCATGTAGCGTTTCAGTTCAACTGCAGAAAAATGCTGTAAATAATGTTAGAGCCAGGGAACTGCTGGAgtcttgacttaaaaaaaaaaatcaatagcaacACAAAAGCCTTTCAATTATTTGGGGGCCAAAACACCTCTGGCACACTCTGCCTACTCCTAAATGTCAGTACAGTATTTGACAAACTTAATATGGAACACTCATGAACTGTGATGTGTTATATAAGTCATATTTGCTCAGGGGGAAAAGATAGCTGGAGTAGGAAATTAAAGCACTATTCCATTTGCTtctaaaaaaggaaagtgaaaagtgcaagttggtcactcagtcgtgtcagattctttgtgaccccatggattgtagcccaccaggctcctctgtccatggaattctccaggcaagaattctggagtgggttgccatttccttctccagtggatctttccaatccagggatcaaacccaggtcacctgcattgcaggcagacactttatcaactgagccaccagaggaaccTACCCTTAGGTCTAAAAAAGGGGGATCCAGtaaatgcctggagaatcccagagatgacAGAgtgtggtgggctgccgtctatggggtcgcagagattcggacatgactgaagtgacttagcagcagcagcagcagtaaatgaAGTAATCTTACTTGCCACTGCTTTGATTTCTACAAGAGtgcaaccaagaaaaaaaattccctatATTTCTGTATATGTCTATTCTCAAAATGCTTTCATATATAAAAGGGTGACTGGGAGCATGGGTTCACATCCGGTTCTCCCACTTACTGACGGTGTTACTTGGAGGCAAACGACACAGCTTTTCTTAGTCTCACTTTCCTCAGTTCTGTAAAACGAGTATCATACTAATAGCTATTTCACAGATCtgttgtgaattttaaaaaagagaatacatATAAAGTGTTTAGCATAGTACCTAGCACACAGTAAGTGTAGCTAAAATCTATCTACCATCATTATCATCAGCTAAGTAGTTTTTATTACCCTTATTTTGATGAAACACCGAAAAGTTCAGAGACCCATAAAACATCATGTAATTTTAGGATGAGGAGAACAAAgacctcatttcttccttctcaaccTCACTAGTGGACACTGCACAGACCTCAGTGCAAACCACATCATCTGTATTTATATTCATCCCAATATATATACAGTTCagacaaaaaaatatatttcaaagcaCAATAGTCATAGACCCTTATTACAAGTTCATCATTTGCTTGACAACCAAGAATTATATGTTGGCCCTCAAGAGGACTTCTTTGGGAAATGTTAGCATCTTTTCTTTGCTGCTGTTAATACACGCTTTACTCTAATGTTTCCCAGGGATGATCACACCTTTCCAAAGTGCCATTACAATCTTTCCAATATAGAGTAGCATTTGATAGAAGAGAGAATGGACTTACTTTAGGGCTGAgttttctcaaaaataacagaCTCTTAATGAATCTGGATATAATTAATCAGAATCAACCAGTCAgttaattcagtcactcagtcatgtccaactctttgcaaccccatggactgcagcatgccagtcttccctgtccatcaccaactcctggagcatactcaaagtcatgttcaccaagtcagtgatgccatccaaccatctcaccctctgtcatccccttctcctcctaccttcaatcactcccagaatcagggtcttttctagtgagtcagttcttcacatcatgtggccaaagtattggatcttcagcttcagcatcaatccttccaatgaatattcaggactgatttcctttaggatggactgggtggatctccttgtagtccaagggactctcaagagtcttctccaacaccccagttcgaaagcatcaattcttctacactcagctttctttatagtccaactctcacatccatacatgactactggaaaaaccatagctttgactaggtggacctttattggcaaagtaatgtctctgctttttaatatgctgtctaggttggtcatagctcttcttccagggagcaagtgtcttttaatttcattgccacagtcaccatcagcagtgattttggagcccaataaaataaagtctgtcagtatttccattgtttccccatctatttgccatgaagtgatgggactggatgccacgatcttagttttctgaatgctgaattttaagacaactttttcattctcctcgttcactttcatcaagaggctctttagttctttgctttctgccataagggtggtgtcatctgcatatctgatgttattgatatttttcctggcaatcttgaatccagcttgtgtttcatccagtccggcattttgcatgatgtaatcaGAATCTATACTATGATAATTGTCTATTCTGCACAATTCCACACAAGTTTATTGCTTAAAAATTACATTACAGCTTTCCTTCTTTGGGGAATATTAatgtaaaaacaaagaaagggtCTGTATTCTAAACACTTGGGTTCTAcccataaaataaaacattcctcACTGCTGTCTGCTGCCACCTCTACTCCCAGCCACTCAAAGTCTGCTTAATTCCCTTTCATGAAAATTCTAACCAAGCATAATTATCTGATTTCtaaacacagaggaaaagataCATTATAATTAAAGACACCAAATTTTATCTCCCCTTCTGAAATTCAGTAAAGttaatttatttcctctctttggATCTTGATTTTCCTAACAGTAAATAAAGATGATTAAGCTAAAtaatttctttggtttctttcagttCTAAAGTTATGtaatccaaaaaaattaaaaaaataaagttatgtaGTCCTATGACTTTTAGTATCTTACACTGGAATAAGTAGGGAAGTGaacaaagtgaaaattaaaaaaaaaaaaaagtatacagatTCAGTCTAAGTTAACTgcgaaagtttttgtttttgtttttttaataattgttccTTAAGGCCAGGAGCTGGACTCTTAGAAATATAAAAGTTCAGCActgactgcttttatttttatttgcagctttgcttcccaagtgactcagtgtaaagaatctacctgcccagGAGCCCCGCAGTTTGGCCAGCCATGTTCCTCTCCGCGGCACTACGGGCCCGCGCGGCCGGCCTCGCCGCCCACTGGGGAAAACATATAAGAAATCTGCATAAGACAGCTGTtcagaatggagctggaggagccTTATTTGTGCACAGAGATACTCCTGAGAATAACCCAGAAACTCCATTTGATTTCACACCAGAAAACTATAAGAGGATAGAGGCCATTGTGAAAAACTACCCGGAAGGGCATAAAGCAGCAGCTGTGCTTCCAGTTCTGGATTTAGCCCAGAGACAGAATGGATGGCTGCCCATCTCTGCTATGAACAAGGttgcagaaattttaaaagtacctCCAATGAGAGTGTATGAAGTAGCAACTTTTTATACAATGTATAATCGAAAGCCTGTTGGAAAGTATCACATTCAAGTCTGCACTACTACGCCTTGCTTGCTCCGAAACTCAGACAGCATACTGGAAGCCATTCAGAAAAAACTTGGAATAAAGGTTGGAGAGACTACACCTGACAAACTTTTCACTCTTATAGAAGTGGAATGTTTAGGGGCCTGTGTAAATGCACCAATGGTTCAAATAAATGACAACTACTATGAGGATCTGACACCTAAAGATATTGAAGAAATTATTGATGAACTCAAGGCTGGCAAAATCCCCAAACCTGGGCCAAGGAGTGGACGTTTCTCCTGTGAGCCAGCTGGAGGTCTTACCTCTTTGACTGAACCACCGAAAGGACCTGGGTTTGGTGTGCAAGCAGGTCTTTAATTTATATCCAGCTGTAAATAAGTCAGTGGAGAAATATGAATCTCCTATCTACCTAAACTTTTTATATTACTTATTCATTTCCATCTGTGTACACCTTGCTTGTAACCTAGCAACTTACAGCTGTTAAGTATCATGTCAGAACTTCAGAGCATCATTTTCAACTGCCTGTTCACTTACCAATATTAGGGTactgtgaaataaaaattctgtcaaatttcaaaaaaaaaaaaaagaatccacctgccaatacaggagacaggggttcaatccctgggtcaggaagatcccctgaaggatgaaatggcaactcactccagtatcttatctgaaaaatctcatggactgagtggcctggcaagctacagttcacggggtcgcagagttggacatgactgggtgactaagcacacaacaTGGGACTATAAAAGCCAAGGTCTTATTTGAACAGGAGGAAGAATACAGAAGATTGcatcatttccttcttcttacCCCCTCTCctcatgctctctctctccctctgtgtcATACAATTGAACATGGATATATAAAATTCATGCATGATACTGTTCTGTTATAttcaacttttcatttattttgtcctTCACCCATAGTCTACTCGTGGTCTGCGTCTGTAATAGCTGTAAGAACTATAAAGGTGGGAAGCTCAAGGTCTCAAGGCATGATTAGGGTCTAAACTTTCTTGATTTATTGTAGAGTTCTAAGGACAATGCAAAATTGATTTATCCatgaatgaaggaaataaaacgTGCGCTTGGTCAATCACAAAGGATATTTTCAGAAGTCAAGCCAGTAAGTATAGGATTCCCAATCCGTGATTCCTTCCTAAAGGTTTATTGCTCCCTGAGTACTACTGGCATAAAGGTCTTGAGATTTAATTGTTTGAAACGAGATTGTGAAAATTAACTTCAGAATAAAAGTTCAGATCTTTCCTGGGACATCAGAGGGCAaaggaccaaaaaataaaaaagaatgaaagtccATGGCAAAAATGAATCTTCCAGCAATATCTTATATATAAAGAAGTTATTTATAGGATGGATGCataatttcttaagaaaattgGACTTCATCATAGCTGTCTTTGTTCAAAAGCTAAAATTGTTTAATTCTAGCCAATTGTTTGTCATTAAACTTTATTGTCATTTAATAGTAATATAAagtacttattttctttctttcagagttTCTGGTAATGCTATCCCAATTCGAAAATCTAATGAGAATTTGGTGTTCATTTTGACATTTGTTGGATTAACTAGACAGGCAATATCAGATAAATCCAACTCCCTAACTATATGCAATTTCTTTTTACCATTAAAAACACCATACATTCTTGAGAATGCACTGCACCTCTTATGCcacaaatataatttattagGGTGTAGTccctttacaatactgtgttggtttcttatgtaaaatgaagtaaaacagctatatgtacacatatatcccctttctCTTGGATCTTCGTCCCATGCCCCCTCCCAAATCACCTCCCACCTAGGGTACCACAGAGCACCTGAGCTTCCCGTGCTACTtaacaggttcccactagctattcattttacacatggtagtatatatatatgtcaatctcaacttcccaattcatcccaccctccctccccccatgtccacatgtctattctctgtatctgcatctttattcctgccctgccAATGTGTtcatcagaaccatttttctagatttcacatgtatgcattaatatatgatatctcCTTTTACCTTTCAGAGTTACTTCATTCTACAATTTGAGGCAAcacctatcaaattaccaatggtattatCCACAGAATTAGAGCAAAAAATTTTACCATTTGTGTGAAAACACAATAGCTCAAATAagcaaagaaatcttgagaaagaaaaatggaactcagagaatcaggctccctgacttcagattatacttcAGAGCTACAGTAagcaagacagtatgatacttgcacaaaaacaaatatagatcaatggaacagcaTAGAAACCCAAATATAAATCCACACGCCTATGATCACCTAAC
This genomic window from Cervus canadensis isolate Bull #8, Minnesota chromosome 4, ASM1932006v1, whole genome shotgun sequence contains:
- the LOC122439648 gene encoding NADH dehydrogenase [ubiquinone] flavoprotein 2, mitochondrial-like, encoding MFLSAALRARAAGLAAHWGKHIRNLHKTAVQNGAGGALFVHRDTPENNPETPFDFTPENYKRIEAIVKNYPEGHKAAAVLPVLDLAQRQNGWLPISAMNKVAEILKVPPMRVYEVATFYTMYNRKPVGKYHIQVCTTTPCLLRNSDSILEAIQKKLGIKVGETTPDKLFTLIEVECLGACVNAPMVQINDNYYEDLTPKDIEEIIDELKAGKIPKPGPRSGRFSCEPAGGLTSLTEPPKGPGFGVQAGL